Below is a genomic region from Pseudoruegeria sp. SHC-113.
TCCTGTCCACCGTTGCCACGGGCGTTGACAACGTCAACACCGACCTGTCGGCCTCCTTCACCTCCGGCCAGACCTTCTCCACGCAAGGCGACGGCGTGACCGCCACCGTGATCGACTAAGATTTTCCACGGCGGCTACCCGCCAGGAAACAAAAAGCCGCCCCTCGGGGCGGCTTTTCTTTTGCGCCATTCCAATTGGAAAGTCCGACAGATTGGCAGAAACGCCAAAAATTGGCCGCAATCATGTGGTTAACAAAACATGCTGCCGCAGAGCTCCAGGCCCGGGCGGCTTGTATCTGTTCGCAAGTGGCGTGTTGAGGGAGATAGAAAATGCACCAGAACAAACAGATGAAAGACTTTACGGAAGAGGAAGACGGCGCTGTGAGCGTCGACTGGGTTGTACTGACGGCCGCGCTTGTTGCGATGACGATCGCCATCCTGCCCGCGCTCTATGTTGGCGTCGACAACTCCATGGACGACATGGAAGCCACCTTTGTGAGCGGCGAGACTTTCTCATCGCAGGGCGGCGGTGTCACGGCGACGGTGATCGATTGATCACCGCTTTCCCGCAGATTGTTTTCAATAGTGAGCTAAAAAAGCAAAATCCCTCCGTTTGATCATCTTTTTGCCCAATTCGCCAATTAGTGTCTGAGCAAAGGGGAGCAGTGCGCCGTTCATCCGGCCAGCTGCCGCCAGAAAAACCGGAAGGACAAGTTCATGCGTGCTGTATTTGTACTGGTGTTGATGCTGGGCGTGGGCCTTGCAGGCTTCGCCGTTTACATGGCCAAGGACTACGTGGGCGCCTATGAGCGCGCGTTGCAGGCCGAACGGGCCGTCACCGCTCAGATGGTACCGACCGTCGAGGTCCTCACCCTCAATCGCCCCCTCAAATACGGCGAACGCATCCGCCCGGACGATGTCCAGAAAATCCGCTGGCCGGAAAACGCGATCCCAGAGGGCGCGTTCAAAACAGCCGAGGAGCTGTTCCCGAAAGGCGAAGAAGAGCTGCGTACCGTTCTGCGCGCGATGGAGAAGGATGAGGCCATTCTGGCCGTGAAGGTGACCGAGCCTGGCGAGGATGCTGGCCTGACCTCGCGGCTCGACAAAGGCATGCGCGCTTTCGCAATCAAGGTGGATGTGGCCTCCGGCGTGTCCGGCTTCCTGCGCCCCGGCGACCGCGTCGATGTCTATTGGACGGGTTCCAGCCGCGACAAGGACGTCACCAAGCTGATTGAGGCCGGTGTGGAACTGATCGCCATCGACCAGATCGCCGACGGCGACCGCAACGAGGCCCGCATCGCCCGCACGGTGACGGTTCAGGTCACGCCGCAGCAGGTCGCCTCGCTGGCGCAGGCCCAGTCCACCGGCAATCTCTCGCTCTCTCTCGTGGGCGCCGAGGACGACACGGTCGCCGAGGCCATCGAGGTGGACCAACAACTGCTTCTGGGCATCGAGGACGAAAAAATCGTTGAAAAGCAGCAAGAAAAGGTCTGCACCATCCGCACCCGGCGGGGCAATGAGCTGGTCGAGATCCCGATCCCCTGCACCAACTGACAGAGCACATGGAAGGGCCACAGCACGCTGTGGCCCTTTTCACATTTTGCGATGTGTTGCCACATATCCACATCAGAACAGGGCCGCAACACATTGATTCTTGCAAAAAAACCACATGGCATGCATGGTTGACAGGAAATGGGCGCAAGACCCGGAACACATGTGATCATAGAGGCAGGGTCACTCGATGCTTAAGAATTGGATTTCGGCGGCCCTTTGCGGTGCCGCTCTCTTCGTCGCAAGCGTGCCAACCGGGGCGCATGCCGAAACCCTTCGCGTTTTGCGTGGCTCCGTCACCAGCGCCCTGGCCGTTCCGATGAACCGGGCCGTGGTCGTTGAAAGCGATGTCCCCTTCGCGGAGCTCTCCATCGCCAACCCGACGATCGCGGATCTTTCCACGCTGTCGGATCGCACGATCTACGTGCTGGGCAAAGTGCCGGGCCGCACGACGCTGACATTGCTCGGCGTGGACGGCGGGCTGATCGCCAATGTCGAAGTGCAGGTCACGCCGGATGTGGCGGAGTTCAAGGAACGCCTGCGCCAGATCCTCCCCGGTGAGAAAATCGAAGTGCGCACCGCCAATGACGGCATCGTGCTGTCGGGCACGGTGTCCAGCGCCGCGAAGCTCGACCGTGCCCTTGATCTCGCCGAACGCTACGCGCCGGAGCGTGTGTCCAACCTCATGGTCGTCGGCGGCACCCAGCAGGTGATGCTGAAAGTCCGTTTTGCCGAGATGCAGCGCTCGGTGGCCAAGAGCCTGAACCTCAGCGCCGCCGCCTCCGGCACGCTTTTCTCCGGCGACGCCACCGTTGACGCTGGGAACAATGCTTTCAGCGACGGCGGCCCTTTCAACGGCAACCCCGTCACCTCTCCCAACGAGGCGCAGGGCCGGTTGCAGCTTGGCTTCAACGCGGGCAGCGTTGAGTTTGCCGTGCTTCTGGAAGCCCTTGAATCCAAAGGCGTTGTCCGCACGCTCGCGGAGCCCAACCTCACCGCTCTCTCCGGGCAGGAGGCGAAGTTCCTTGCTGGTGGCGAATACCCGGTCCCGGTCGCGCAGGACAACGGCACCACCTCGGTGGAATTCAAACCCTTCGGCGTGGAGCTCAACTTTACCCCCCGCGTGGTGGACGGCGATCTGATCAACCTCTCCATGGTGGCGGCCGTCAGCTCGCTTGATCCGACCAGCGGCATCGTGGCCGATGGCTTCCAGGTCAACGCCTTCAAGCGCCGCGAAACCTCCACCACAGTGGAAATGCGCGACGGCGAGAGCTTTGCCATCGCCGGCCTGCTGCTGGACGATTTCCAGGACAACGTGGCGCAAGTGCCGTGGATCGGGGATATCCCGGTGCTGGGCACGCTGTTCCGCTCCACCGATTTCCAGCGCGACCAGAGCGAGCTTGTGATCATCATCACCCCGCATCTCGTGACGCCGACCCGTGGCGAAGCGCTGGCCCTGCCGACGGACCGCATCAAACCGCCGTCCGAGGCCGATCTCTTCCTGCGCGGCAAGCTCGTGGGCAACGCCAAGATCTCCGGCGCGGCCGGGGAAGTGGCGCGGCAGGATTTCAGCGGGTCCTATGGCTACGTGATGGAGTAAGCACATGAAACAGCCCCTCATTGCCCTCCTCGCCATTGCTGGCATCGCCACGCTCTCGGCCTGTTCCAACAGCGATTTCTACGGCGAAGCCGGCCAGTCCATCGATGAAGGCGGCTTCGGCAACCCGACGATGAACAACGTTCAGCTGCAGACCGGCCAGAAGAGCTACACCGAAAGCCTCGCGCGCCGCTTTGCCGATGAAGTGCCCTCCACGGTGAACTTCGCCTTCGACAGCGCCGTGCTGGATCAGAGCGCCCAACTCACCCTGCGCAAGCAGGCCGACTGGATCCGCCAGTTCCCCGAAGTCCGCTTCCGGGTCTATGGCCACACCGACGCGGTTGGCTCCTCGGGCTACAACAAGAGCCTTGGCAAACGCCGTGCCGATGCGGTGGTGAAGTACCTCGGCAGCCTTGGCATCTCCACCTCGCGCCTTGAAGCCGTTGTTTCCTTTGGCGAAACCCAGCCTCTGATCGTTTCTGAGGGTCGCGAACGCCGCAACCGGCGCACGGTGACTGAGGTTTCGGGCTTCGTGGATCGCCACCCCAGCGTGCTCAACGGCAAATACGCCGAAGTCGTCTGGCGGGAGTATGTCCAGAGCGCGACGGAGCTTTCCACGTCTGCGGAGACCAAGGAATAAACCCGATATCGGCAAGGGTCTGAACCCAAATGCCACAAAAGGCCGCCTCCGGAAACGGTGGCGGCCTTTTTGCAGGATCGTCTTAAGATACCGAATAATTACGGTCTTTTGGCCGCAATCTTGCCCAAGTTGTTCACCATCTTCCTTGACTGAAGAGTAAAGCGGTTCATTGCGAGTCGCGGCTCATAGGCCGCACGTGGGGTGCGGTTGGTTTTTGAGTTACGGAAGGACGTGAGGATATGAGCAGTGGTGCGACAATGCTGAAGCCTGAGCCGGCACCGCTCCTGGCGTGCACGATTTCCCGTGATGTGCAGAACTTTGATCTGCTGATCGAGGATATGGAAACCGAACTAGGCGAAAGCTGGGGCGATCTCGGGTTCGAGGATGCCGCTGTCTTCCTGAAACAGGATGACGCGCTGACGTTGGAATTCGTGGCCATCGCGGTGGATGAGGAAGACGAGGCCGAGATCGATCTCGTTGGCCGCCTCGTGACAACGGCGAAGGAGCGCGGCATCCGCGTGATCCTGATCGCCGACAACGTGAGCCCCAACACGCTACACCGCCTGATGCGGATGGGCGCGCAGGATTTCATCCCCTACCCGCTGCCCGAGAACGAGCTGCACGATGCCATCGAGCGCATTCGCCGCGTCGGTGCCGAACCCGCCGCTCCGTCCGAGGACGCGCCCACCACCAAGCGCAAGGCACGCGGGGACCGCAGCGCGGTGATCCTGCCCGTGCACGGCATGGCAGGGGGCACCGGGGCTTCTACCCTCGCGGTGAACCTCGCCTGGGAGCTGGCCACGATCGACAAGAAAGATCCGCCGCGCGTCTGCCTGCTGGATTTCGACCTGCAGTTCGGCAGCATCTCCACCTTCCTAGATCTGCCCCGCCGCGAGATCGTCTATGAGCTCCTGAGCGCAACCGAAAACATGGACGCCGACAGCTTCATGCAGGCGCTGCTGACTTATAACGACAAGCTGCATGTGCTCACCGCGCCGCCGGAAATGCTGCCGCTGGACATTCTCGGCCCCGAGGACGTGGACGCGATCATCGAGATCGCGCGCACCAATTTCGACTACGTCGTGATCGACATGCCCTCCACGCTGATCAGCTGGACAGAGGCGGTTCTGGCACAGGCGCATATCTATTTCGCGACGCTGGAGCTCGATATGCGCTCGGCCCAGAACACACTGCGCATGATCAAGGCCCTGAAGGCCGAACAGCTTCCGGTGGAGAAACTGCGCTACGTGCTGAACCGTGGCCCGAAGTTCACCGATCTTTCCGGCAAGAGCCGCGTGAAGCGCATGGCCGAGAGCCTCGACATCAAGCTCGAACTGCTGCTGCCCGATGGGGCGAAACAGGTCAGCCAATCCGAGGATCACGGCATGCCGCTGGCCGAAGGCGCGGCCAAGAACCCGCTGCGGAAGGAAATCGCCAAGCTCGCGCAGTCCATCCATGAACGCAATCTCTCCTCTGCCGAAACGGCCTGAGTAAAGGAGGCGCCCTGTGTTTTCCCGTTATAACAAATCCGCAAAACCCGCCGCCAAGGGCAAACCGGCCGAGAAGCCGGCAGAGCTTGCCGCCGTTCCGAGCAGTGAGCCCGCCCCCGCCCGCCTGCGCAAGGACGTGAAGGCGGCCGCGCGCGTGGCCCCGGACGACAAGGAAAAGAAACGCAAGGAACGCCTTGGGGAGATCAAGGTCGAGCTGCACAAGCGCCTGCTCGACAACCTGAACCTCTCCGCGTTGGAAACTGCTTCCGAATCCGATCTGCGCGCCGAGATCATCGACATCGCGTCGGAATCGCTCAACGAGATGGCCGTGGTGCTGAACCGCGAAGAGCGCAACCAGCTGAACCAGGAGCTGTTTGACGAGGTCACCGGCCTCGGCCCGCTGGAGCCGCTGCTGAAAGACGAGACCGTGAGCGATATCCTCGTGAACGGCCCGCAACAGATCTTCGTGGAGCGTTCGGGCAAGCTGCAGCTCTCCGACATCACCTTCAAGGACGAACGCCACCTGCTGCGGATCATCGACAAGATCGTGTCAGCCGTGGGCCGCCGTGTTGATGAATCCAACCCCTATGTGGACGCCCGTCTTGCCGATGGCTCCCGTTTCAACGCGATGGTCCCGCCGATCGCGGTGGACGGCTCGCTGGTGTCCATTCGGAAGTTCAAGAAAGACAAGCTGGGCATCGACGATCTGGTGCAATTCGGCGCCTTCACGGAAGAAATGGCAGCCTATCTGCAAGCCGCCGTGGCCACCCGCCTGAACGTGATCGTCTCCGGCGGTACCGGTTCGGGGAAAACCACCACGCTCAACGCGCTGTCGAGCTTCATCGACGACAGCGAGCGGATCCTCACCATCGAGGATACGGCCGAGCTTCAGCTGCAACAGACCCATGTGGGCCGGATGGAGAGCCGTCCGCCCAACGTGGAAGGCAAGGGTGCCGTCACCCCGCGCGACTGTCTGAAGAACGCGCTGCGGATGCGCCCGGACCGCATCATCGTGGGCGAGACCCGCGGCGAGGAAGTGATCGACATGCTGCAGGCCATGAACACCGGCCACGACGGCTCCATGACGACGATCCACGCCAACTCCGCCCGCGACGGCGTGAGCCGGCTTGAGAACATGATCGCCATGGCCGGGATCGAAATGCCGATCAAGGCGGTGCGCAGCCAGATTTCCTCGGCTGTGAACCTCATCGTGCAGGCCAGCCGCCTGCAGGACGGCTCCCGCCGTATGACGTCGATCACCGAAATCACCGGCATGGAAGGCGACGTGATCTCCATGCAGGAGGTCTTCCGCTACCAGCGCGTGGGCCTCACCCCCGACAACAAGATCATCGGGCATTTCACCGCCACCGGCGTGCGCTCCCACTTCTCCGAGCGCTTCCGCATGTGGGGCTATGACCTGCCCGCCTCGATCTTCGAGCCCATGGCCGCGGAGTAACGATCATGCCCATCAACATGGAACTCATCATCTACGGCGTGATCTTCGTGGCGGTGCTGCTGCTTGTTGAAGGCATCTACCTGACGGTCTTCGGCAAATCGATCAGCCTGAACAGCCGCGTGAACCGCCGCCTTGAGATGCTCGAAAAAGGCATCGGGCGCGAACAGGTTCTGGAACAGCTCCGCAAGGAGATGGGCCAGCACATGCGCTCCAAATCCTTCCCGCTCTACTCGATCCTCGCCGAGAAGGCGCAGAAGGCCAACATCGCCTTCTCGCCCACGCAGATCATCATGGTGATGATGCTTCTTTCGGTGGTGGCCTTCTTCGGCCTCACCATCGGCACCAGCGCCGGGCTGCCCGTGCGCCTGCTCGTGGCGCTGATGATGGGCGTGGGCGGCGTCTACTTCTGGATCAACGGCAAGGCCAAGAAGCGCCTTGGCCTGATCGAAGAACAACTGCCCGATGCGGTGGACCTCATGGTGCGCTCGCTGCGCGTGGGGCACCCGTTTTCCTCCGCGATCCAGATCGTGGCGCGCGAAGTGCCCGATCCGCTGGGCTCGGAAATGGGGGTGATCGCCGACGAGGCCGCCTATGGCCGCGACATGGGCGAAGCCCTGAAATCCATGGCCGAACGGCTCGATATGCAGGACATGCGTTTCCTCGCCGTGGCCGTTGCGATCCAGCAGCAATCCGGTGGTAACCTGGCCGAGATCCTTGCAGGCCTCTCGCAGGTGATCCGTGCCCGCTTCCGCCTGTTCCGCCGCGTGAAAGCCATCACGGCTGAGGCGAAATGGTCCGGCATGTTCCTGTCGGGCTTCCCCTTCGGCGCGCTGATCATGATCAACGTGATCCAGCCGAACTATTACGACGACGTGAAGGAAACCTCCGTCTTCATCCCCGCGTGCCTTGTGGTTGCCGGCTTCCTCTTTGCCAACGTGATCGTCATGCGCCGCCTCGTGAACATCAAGGTGTAGGAGGCCCAGATGGATTACCTGAACACATTCAATGCCATGCTGAAGGAAAACTTCGGCGATCTGGGCCCCTTCGTCATCGTCGGCGTGCTTGGCATCCTGCTGATCGCGCTCACCCTGCCCTTCCTGCTGAACCGCAAGGAAGATCCGCTGGACAAGCTGAAGAAGGCGCAGAAGCAAGGCGGCACCGGCGCGGAGAAAACCGCGTTACGCTTCGAGACGAAGAACGACAAGCTCGAAAAATACGCCAACTTCCTTGAACCGCAGGACGAAGAAGAACTGTCTGCCGCGCGGCTGCAACTGCTGCGCGCCGGTTACCGTACCAAGGGCGCAGTGCGGATGTTCCACTTTGCCCAGTTTGCCCTTGGCCTTGGCCTGCTGGGCGCGGGCGCGATCTTCGCCGTCATCCAGAGCCAGACAAACCCCGACGTGGGCATGCAGAAGATGCTCATGACGGTGCTGATCCCCGGCGTTGTCGGCTACTACTTGCCGCGCTACTGGGTAAACAAGCGGGTGCAGGAGCGCCAGGAACAGATGGTTAACGGCTTCCCGGACGCGCTCGACATGATGCTCGTCTGCGTGGAAGCGGGCCAGTCGATGGACCAGGCGATCATCCGCGTCAGCCGCGAGCTGCAGGCCGGTTTCCCGGCGCTGGCCGAGGAATTCGCCACCGTCGCTTACGAGCTGAAAGCGGGCAAGGATCGCCCCACCGTGCTGAAGGACATGTCCGAACGCGCCGGGGCAGCAGACATCGCGAGCTTCGTGACGGTGCTGATCCAATCGGCGAGCTTCGGCACCTCGGTGGCGGATGCGCTGCGGGTGTTTGCCGGGGAAATGCGGGACAAACGCGTGATGCGGGCCGAGGAAAAGGCCAACACGCTGCCCACGAAGATGACGCTGGCAACTATGATGTTGACCGTGCCGCCGCTGCTGATCATCCTGATCGGGCCGTCGGTCTACGGGATTGCCACCCTGCTCGGCGGAGGCGCTGCAACGAGCATCGGGAACTGATCCAAGGTGACAGTCAAACAACTGCTGATTCCGATCCTTCTGGGATCGCTCGCCGCCTGTAACACCACAGGCGGCGAGCCGCTTTCCGAGGCCAGCCCCTACGCCCCCAGTGTGGACCGCAGCGCGGACTCGGTGGATGGGCTGATCGTGGGGCACCGGCTGATGGAGGCCGGTGAATATGAGCTTGCGCTGAAATCCTACTATCGCGCCGCCGCCGATACGGGCGTCACACCCGATCTTCTCTCGGCCCTTGGCTCGGCCAACCTGCGGCTCGGGCGGCTCGGACAGGCCGAAGGGCTGCTCCGGCAATCGGTTGAGATGAACCCCGACTTCGTCCCGGCCTGGAACAATCTCGGCGTGCTCCTCATGGAGAAGGGCGAATACGGAGAGGCGAAAGAGGTGTTTCGCCGGGCCTATGCGCTGGATAGTGGCGAAAGTGACGCCATCCGCGAGAATTTTAGAATTTCTGCTGAAAAGGTGAACGAACCCGGCTATGGTGCCGAGAATAATAACGAATTCGCGTTGGTAAGGCGGGGTAGCAACGAATACCTGATCCTCCACGCACCCTGAGGAAACGAGCAGTAAGGGACGCAGGAATATGCGCCACAGGTTTCTTGTATCGCTGTGCCTTGTCAGCAGCGTCGCCCTCGCGGCATGTGACAAGAACGTAAACGCCGACGCCGAGGTCGAGCGCGCCGTGAAGGATCTGAACGTCATCGACGAGACGAACCTGAACGACATCATGCTCACCGTGGCGGACCCGGACGAATCGATCCAATACTTCAAGAAAGCCACGCTGGCAGACCCGGACCGGCTGGATCTGCAGCGCGGGCTGGCGATGTCCTACATCCGCGCCAAGAAGCCGCGTGAAGGTGTGACGGCCTGGCAGAAGGTCGTCGCCCACCCGGACTCCACCAGCAACGACAAGGTTGAACTGGCCGGGGCCCAGATCCGCAACAGCGATTGGAAAGGGGCCGAGGCGACGCTCAACAGCGTGCCCCCCACGGTAGAGACCTACACCCGCTATCGGCTTGAGGCCATGGTGGCGGATTCCAAGCAACAGTGGAAGAAGGCCGACAGCTTCTATGAAACCGCACTCGGGCTCACGACAACACCCGCAGGTGTGCTCAACAACTGGGGCTATTCCAAGCTAACCCGCGGCGATTTCGTCGGCGCCGAGAAGCTTTTCGCCGATGCCATCGGCTATGATCCCAAGCTCTTCACTGCCAAGAACAACCTCGTTCTGGCCCGTGGCGCCCAGCGCAAATACGATCTGCCGATCCTCAATGTCACGCAGGACGAGCAGGCCGAACTGCTCTACACGCTCGCGCTTTCGGCGATCAAACAGGGCGATGTGAAAACCGGTCAAGGCCTTCTGAAAGAGGCCATCGAGGTCCATCCGCAGCATTTCGAGGCCGCCTCGCGCGCGCTGAAGGCGCTGGAAACGGGCTGAGCCGATGCTTGAGATCAGCAGCTTTTCCGCCTGGTGCTTCCTGCCGCTCGCTACGCCCATCGGCGTTTGGGTGGCCTATAACGACATGAAATTCATGAAGATTCCCAACATCTCCGTGATGGCTTTGTTGGCTGTCTTCATGGTGGTCGGGCTCATTGCCCTGCCCTTCGATCAATACCTCACACGGCTGCTGCAAGGCGTTGTCGTGCTGATCGCGGGTTTCATCATCAGCACGCTGGGGCTGGTTGGCGCAGGCGATGCAAAATTCGCCGCTGTCATGGCCCCCTTCGTGGCGCTTGGGGACGTCACGCGCTTCATGATCCTCTTCGCCATGGTGCTGCTGGCAGCCTTCGCCACGCATCGTACCCTGCGCTCCATGAGCGCGGTGCGGCGGCTGGCCGACGGCTGGGCCAGCTGGGAAACCCGCGATTTCCCCATGGGCCTCGCCCTTGGCGCGTCGCTGATTTTCTACCTGCTCCTCGGAGCCCTCTACGGCGCGTAAACAGCGCCGTTTTCCCCTGCTTCTGCCCGAATTTCGACAGGTTTGGCTGATCTAGTGCCGTCAAAGCACCGGGTGTCTGCACGCGCCCGCACAAGAGATGAGGGCACGAGATGAACATGCAAACCGGCGCCGTGATGGCCCCCCCGGCCCCGCGCTCCCTCGCGGAGATGCAGCTTCCCATCGTGATGATGCGGGACATCCTGCTGAAAACGATCTTCCGCAAGAACGTGGATGTGGCGACAGAAATCGCCCGCGCCGTCTGCCTGCCGATCCCGGTGACGCAAGAGCTGATCGACATGGCGCGCGACCAGCGTCTGCTGGAGGCCACTGGCACGCTGCACGCAAACTCCGGCAATGAAATGGGCTTCCAGCTCACCGATGCAGGCAAGGCCCGCGCGCTGGACGCACTTGCACAAAGCGAATATTACGGCGCGATGCCGGTGCCGCTGGATGTCTACCGCGAGCAGGTCAAGCGGCAGTCCATCCGCAACATCCAGATCACCCGCGATCAGCTCACCGGTGCGATGGGCCACCTGATCCTGCCTGACAATCTGCTCGGCCAGCTCGGCCCGGCCGTCAGCTCTGGCCGTTCGATCCTGATGTATGGCCCGCCGGGCAACGGTAAATCCTCGATTTCAAACGGGATTCGCGATGCGCTTGGCGATAAGATCTACGTGCCGCGCGCCATCGAATACTCCGGTCAGGTGATCACGGTTTACGATCCCATTGTGCACTCCGCTGCCGAAGAACAGGTGGATGATCCAAACTCCCTGCGCCGCACCTCCGGCCGCTATGACACGCGCTACGTGCGCTGCGAACGACCCACGGTGATCACCGGGGGTGAACTTTCACTTTCCATGCTTGATCTCGTCTACAACCCTGTCGCCCGCACCTATCAGGCCCCGCTCCAGCTGAAATCCACCGGCGGCGTCTTTATCGTGGATGACCTTGGCCGCCAGGCCGAGCCGCCGCAATCGCTGGTGAACCGCTGGATCGTGCCGCTGGAGGAAAGCAAGGACATCCTCGCGCTGCAGTCGGGCGAGAAGTTCGAGGTGCCGTTTGACACGCTGGTGATCTTCTCCACCAACTTCCACCCCAACGAGATCTTCGACAAGGCCGCGCTGCGCCGGATCTTCTTCAAGATCAAGATCGACGGCCCCTGTCAGGAGGATTTCCTCAAGATCTTCGCGCTGGTGGCCCGCAAAAAGAAGATGCCGCTCAACGAGAAGGCGCTCGTGCACCTACTGCAGAAGCGCTACCCCGAGATCGACAACGTTTACGCCAACTACCAGCCGGTGTTTCTGATCGACCAGATGATCGCCATCTGCGAGTTCGAAGGTATCCCCTACCAGATGACGCCCGAGTTGATCGACCGCGCCTGGGCCAACATGTTCGTCAAGGACGAGGTGATCGTGAAGTAAGGGGCTCTTCCCTTTTCGCCGCGCCCGCCTATCTTGGCGGCCATGCGCGATTTGCCCCCTGTGTTCGAAAGCTGGTTTGCCAGCCTTGGCTGGGCCCTGCACCCGCATCAATCCGCGATGCTGGCGCAGGCTCAGGCCCCCTGCCAGCTGCTGATCTCGCCCACGGGCGGCGGCAAGACGCTTGCAGGATTTCTACCTACGCTGATCGAATTGGGCGAGAAACCCGCCCCCGGCTTGCACACTCTCTACATTTCGCCGCTCAAGGCGCTTGCGGCGGACATCAAGCGCAACCTGCGCACGCCTGTGGAAGAGATGGGCCTGCCGATCCGCATCGAGGATCGCACCGGCGACACCTCGCAGACCCAACGCAAGCGGCAGCGGGCCGATCCGCCGCACATCCTGCTCACCACGCCCGAAAGCCTCGCGCTGTTGCTCTCCTACGAGGAGTGTGCGCGCACTTTCGCCGGTTTGCAGCGGGTGGTGGTGGATGAGATCCACGCGCTGGCGGAAAGCAAACGCGGCGATCAGCTGATGCTGGGCCTGTCCCGCCTGCAGGCGCTCTGCCCCGGTCTGCGCCGCGTCGGGCTCTCGGCCACGGTGGAGGATCCGCAGGCCATCGCCACCTATCTGGCGCGCAACCCGGACCCTTGCGCCATCCTCAACGCCGATCCCGGCCCAGAGCCGGATATCGCCATGCTGGAAACCGCCGAGGCCCCACCCTGGGCCGGTGGCGGCGCGGCCCATTCCATTCCGGCGGTT
It encodes:
- a CDS encoding tetratricopeptide repeat protein codes for the protein MRHRFLVSLCLVSSVALAACDKNVNADAEVERAVKDLNVIDETNLNDIMLTVADPDESIQYFKKATLADPDRLDLQRGLAMSYIRAKKPREGVTAWQKVVAHPDSTSNDKVELAGAQIRNSDWKGAEATLNSVPPTVETYTRYRLEAMVADSKQQWKKADSFYETALGLTTTPAGVLNNWGYSKLTRGDFVGAEKLFADAIGYDPKLFTAKNNLVLARGAQRKYDLPILNVTQDEQAELLYTLALSAIKQGDVKTGQGLLKEAIEVHPQHFEAASRALKALETG
- a CDS encoding prepilin peptidase, translated to MLEISSFSAWCFLPLATPIGVWVAYNDMKFMKIPNISVMALLAVFMVVGLIALPFDQYLTRLLQGVVVLIAGFIISTLGLVGAGDAKFAAVMAPFVALGDVTRFMILFAMVLLAAFATHRTLRSMSAVRRLADGWASWETRDFPMGLALGASLIFYLLLGALYGA
- a CDS encoding ATPase — translated: MNMQTGAVMAPPAPRSLAEMQLPIVMMRDILLKTIFRKNVDVATEIARAVCLPIPVTQELIDMARDQRLLEATGTLHANSGNEMGFQLTDAGKARALDALAQSEYYGAMPVPLDVYREQVKRQSIRNIQITRDQLTGAMGHLILPDNLLGQLGPAVSSGRSILMYGPPGNGKSSISNGIRDALGDKIYVPRAIEYSGQVITVYDPIVHSAAEEQVDDPNSLRRTSGRYDTRYVRCERPTVITGGELSLSMLDLVYNPVARTYQAPLQLKSTGGVFIVDDLGRQAEPPQSLVNRWIVPLEESKDILALQSGEKFEVPFDTLVIFSTNFHPNEIFDKAALRRIFFKIKIDGPCQEDFLKIFALVARKKKMPLNEKALVHLLQKRYPEIDNVYANYQPVFLIDQMIAICEFEGIPYQMTPELIDRAWANMFVKDEVIVK